In one window of Methanosarcina vacuolata Z-761 DNA:
- a CDS encoding nucleotidyltransferase family protein, giving the protein MLSQELRDSEYFIKVLRQHLPELKEKYSVSYLGIFGSYIRGEQTKDSDLDVLVQFDKKPGLLKYIELENYLSDLLGIKVDLVMKSALKPNIGKRILNEVKTL; this is encoded by the coding sequence ATGCTTTCTCAAGAGCTAAGAGATTCAGAGTACTTTATCAAGGTATTAAGGCAACATCTGCCTGAATTAAAAGAAAAGTATAGTGTGAGTTATCTTGGGATCTTTGGATCTTATATTCGTGGAGAGCAGACCAAAGATAGCGACCTTGATGTACTAGTACAATTTGATAAGAAACCAGGACTTTTAAAATACATTGAACTAGAAAACTATCTCAGTGATCTCTTAGGGATAAAAGTTGATTTAGTAATGAAAAGTGCACTTAAACCTAACATAGGAAAGCGAATCCTAAATGAGGTAAAAACTCTATGA
- a CDS encoding HepT-like ribonuclease domain-containing protein, which yields MKAEKRDPIDFLVDILESIENIENFIEGFDFEEFSKDKKTIYAVVRALEIIGEATKNLPDSLKIKYPQVPWRYMAGFRDKVVHGYFGVDLEVVWDTAIEDAPSLKPLITKILDETEKD from the coding sequence ATGAAAGCAGAGAAAAGAGATCCTATAGATTTTTTAGTGGACATACTTGAGTCAATTGAAAATATAGAAAATTTTATTGAAGGATTTGATTTTGAAGAGTTTTCTAAGGATAAAAAAACAATATATGCAGTGGTACGAGCTCTTGAGATCATTGGGGAAGCAACAAAAAATTTGCCAGATTCACTAAAAATTAAGTATCCTCAAGTTCCTTGGAGATATATGGCCGGATTTCGAGACAAAGTAGTACATGGTTATTTTGGTGTTGATCTTGAGGTTGTTTGGGATACGGCAATTGAAGACGCTCCTTCTTTGAAGCCTTTAATAACAAAAATTCTAGACGAAACGGAAAAGGATTAA